A genomic window from Candidatus Pelagisphaera phototrophica includes:
- a CDS encoding acyltransferase family protein, with the protein MNIGLSSQEPPGQPVIRRHDLDALRGFAMLLGIGLHAAIPYLPLSFDNQPNQSGVFFALFIAAIHGFRMPLFILLSGYFTAMLLHKRGLKALLIHRCKRLLLPCLLAVFTITPLVIAISIANDKARTVKPSIWNAASKGNINQLEHLLSNGVSIDAQRPKTGITPLILAVSRGQSDAVRYLLKNGAQVDGQANDESSPLHFAALYGRSEIARLLIENGAEPHIRRDDGITPLDLTQYNWKATQRLANWAKVNIKKSEVLDGRIRIAAMLGEAPNVTKTFIERYRGLTGTVLFNLPLFSHMWFIWYLCWLIVLFAVFILAVRLLRIKQLHNWKRLSQKYRLCLIPLTLIPQVLMVTPGSFGPDTSSSLLPMPHILLYYGIFFAFGALNYQDSSDKLVRECWKVCLPTALFLMFPLGIVLGFKNVETGLEPKFIACLGLLISTSYTWLTIFGCIGLFKKLLDRPIPWVRYLSDSSYWLYLSHLPLVMCMQFIIADWPVSPFLKFGSICIVSTGLLLLSYEHLVRYRWLGKFLNGSRKKRVPIL; encoded by the coding sequence ATGAATATAGGTCTGAGCAGCCAGGAACCTCCCGGCCAACCCGTTATTCGACGTCACGATTTAGACGCATTGCGAGGTTTTGCCATGCTGCTTGGTATCGGCCTGCACGCAGCAATACCCTATTTACCCTTAAGTTTTGACAACCAACCTAACCAATCAGGCGTTTTTTTTGCACTTTTCATAGCAGCGATCCACGGCTTTCGTATGCCTCTTTTCATTCTGCTAAGTGGCTATTTTACAGCGATGCTTTTGCATAAAAGGGGATTGAAAGCGCTTCTGATCCACCGCTGCAAACGCTTGCTTCTACCTTGCCTACTCGCCGTCTTTACGATCACGCCGCTTGTAATCGCAATATCGATTGCGAACGACAAGGCCCGCACTGTCAAACCGTCCATTTGGAACGCAGCATCGAAAGGTAATATCAACCAACTAGAACACCTTCTGAGCAATGGGGTTAGTATTGATGCACAGAGACCTAAGACAGGGATTACGCCATTGATCCTTGCTGTTTCCAGAGGCCAAAGTGACGCTGTTCGTTATCTGCTGAAAAATGGTGCTCAGGTAGATGGGCAGGCCAACGACGAAAGCAGCCCATTGCATTTTGCTGCTCTATACGGACGAAGCGAGATTGCCCGTCTGCTGATTGAAAATGGTGCCGAGCCGCACATCCGACGGGATGATGGCATTACCCCTCTAGACCTCACTCAATACAATTGGAAGGCGACGCAAAGACTAGCCAATTGGGCCAAAGTCAATATAAAGAAAAGTGAGGTACTAGATGGCCGCATACGAATCGCCGCTATGCTGGGCGAAGCTCCTAATGTAACCAAAACTTTCATAGAACGTTATCGCGGCCTAACAGGAACCGTACTATTCAATCTTCCTCTGTTCAGCCATATGTGGTTCATTTGGTACCTTTGTTGGCTTATTGTATTGTTCGCCGTATTTATTCTAGCAGTACGCCTACTTAGGATCAAGCAACTGCATAATTGGAAGCGACTTTCGCAGAAATACCGCCTCTGCTTGATCCCTTTGACGCTTATCCCCCAAGTACTGATGGTGACCCCGGGTTCATTTGGTCCTGATACTTCAAGCAGTCTGCTTCCCATGCCTCACATCCTATTGTACTACGGTATATTCTTCGCGTTTGGGGCACTAAACTATCAGGATTCCTCCGATAAGTTGGTGAGGGAATGTTGGAAAGTGTGCCTGCCTACCGCCTTGTTCCTCATGTTTCCGCTAGGTATTGTCTTAGGATTTAAAAATGTGGAAACGGGTTTGGAACCAAAGTTCATTGCCTGCCTCGGTCTCCTTATTTCGACGTCCTATACTTGGTTAACGATATTCGGATGCATTGGTCTGTTCAAAAAGCTGCTCGACAGGCCTATTCCCTGGGTTCGCTACCTTTCGGATTCGTCCTACTGGCTATACCTTTCGCATTTACCGCTTGTTATGTGCATGCAGTTTATCATCGCTGATTGGCCCGTTTCTCCTTTTTTAAAGTTCGGATCGATCTGTATCGTCTCCACTGGACTTCTTTTATTAAGCTACGAGCACTTAGTGCGTTACCGTTGGCTGGGTAAATTTCTCAACGGCTCGAGGAAAAAGAGAGTTCCTATCCTTTGA
- a CDS encoding VPDSG-CTERM sorting domain-containing protein, whose product MKVNTLWASGRSPLAAYDDFGDPDQLFGTNSIGTLYGVGGWFRTQNSTAPSISVLFDGSSVGSFGLNDTHSFFGAIETSGFSSFSLITSSGHWGVDDITFARGVPDTGSTLALFGLGFLGLAGMRRRFAK is encoded by the coding sequence GTGAAAGTCAACACTCTTTGGGCATCGGGAAGATCCCCGCTCGCAGCCTACGATGACTTCGGGGACCCTGATCAGCTGTTCGGTACGAATAGCATTGGTACACTTTATGGAGTTGGTGGCTGGTTTAGGACCCAAAATAGTACTGCCCCCTCAATATCAGTCCTATTTGATGGATCTAGTGTAGGTTCTTTTGGTTTAAATGATACCCATTCGTTTTTCGGAGCAATTGAAACATCAGGTTTCTCTAGTTTCTCGCTAATCACATCTAGTGGCCACTGGGGGGTGGATGATATTACATTTGCTAGAGGTGTCCCAGACACCGGCAGCACGTTAGCTCTCTTCGGACTGGGCTTCCTCGGTCTCGCCGGCATGCGTCGCCGATTCGCTAAGTAG
- a CDS encoding tetratricopeptide repeat protein: MCSVSSSGWAETFEEIKEWAEQGHDFAQHRLGMMYAKGEGVPQDSKEAVRWYTKAAEQGIASAQNNLGFSYAKGQGVLQDYVRSHMWYNIAAANGYEDGPKNRDIVAEEMTSDQIAEAQKMAREMVEANPKLMGE; encoded by the coding sequence GTGTGCTCGGTTTCGTCCTCGGGTTGGGCTGAAACGTTTGAAGAGATTAAAGAGTGGGCCGAGCAAGGCCATGACTTCGCTCAGCATAGGCTTGGCATGATGTACGCCAAAGGCGAAGGCGTCCCTCAAGATTCAAAAGAAGCGGTAAGGTGGTACACAAAAGCCGCGGAGCAAGGTATTGCCAGCGCACAAAACAACCTTGGCTTTTCCTACGCTAAAGGCCAAGGCGTCCTTCAGGACTACGTCAGATCTCACATGTGGTACAATATTGCCGCAGCCAATGGGTACGAAGATGGTCCTAAAAACAGAGACATAGTTGCCGAAGAAATGACTTCCGATCAAATCGCCGAAGCACAGAAAATGGCCCGCGAGATGGTCGAGGCCAACCCCAAGCTGATGGGGGAGTAG